CGGCACTTCTATCGCACAGGACGTGCAGCCACTGAGTCCGACGCCACCGTCGTCGTCAGTGACACATTCCGCGCACGCCGGCAACTCGGCGCCGACCCGCTCACTATCGGCAGCACCCTGCAACTCAACGGGCACGAGTTGACGGTCATCGGCATCATGCCTGAAGGCTTTCAGGGAATCACCGGAACCGCAGAAGTCTGGCTGCCGATATCGGTGGCTCCCCAGCTGACCTACCCGGAATTCCTGACTACCAACCAGGACTTCATCACGTTGCTTGCCCGCCGCAAGGCCGGAGTCACGACCGACGCCGCGTCGCGGGAAGTGGCGCTCCTGGCGGCCGACGCCTACCGCGCATTCCCGTCCGACGACGTGAGCGGTGCGGTCACGATCGGCGGAGCCGCCGTGCCGCTGAGCGAGGTGCGGGCGCGACCAGAAGGCCGTCGAGCCGCCCGACTGGTGCTGGCGGGAAGCGTGATGCTCTTTCTGCTGGCGATGGCCAATCTCGCCGCCTTGCATATGAGCCGTTCAATCTCGCGGCGACGGGAAGCCGCGGTCAATCTGGCCATGGGTGCATCACCCGCCGGGCTCTGGCTGATCCTCGCTCGCGATTGGACCCCGCCCGTCGTCTCCGGCGCCCTGATCGCGCTGGCGACACTGGGCGCGTGGATGAGGACGATGGACGCGTTCGATCCGCTCGGCGGCCTGGGGCGCAATGTCATTGGTACGTTCAGTGCCGTCGTGTTCGACGGCCGTTTCGTGGCGTGGTGGGGACTTGCCACGGCGCTGGCGCTCGCCCTGTCCATCGCGCTGCCGGCCATCTGGGCGGCACGACGCACGACACTTGGAGACTTGCGTGCGGGATCGCGTGGCTCGGTGAGCTCTGGCCTCTCGCTCCGGCGGCCCGGCACGCCGGCCGTCATCCTCGGCGTTGAGGCCGCGCTGGCCGTTGTGCTCGTCATTGCCGCCGCTCAACTGCTCGAGAGTTATCGCCGGATGCAGGCCACTTCGGTCGGCGTCGATGACTCGCACGTGCTGACCTTTGAGGTACAGCCTTCTGAACGCGCGGTGCCGCCAGCCGCCGCGGCCGCGTTCGTTGACCGAGTACTCGAATCGGTGCGGACCGTCCCGGGAGTCGTGTCGGCCAGCGTCGACGGCGGTGCGCCGCTGGTCGGCAGCGCGAACACGACACTTCACATCGTTGGCCAGCCGACCGATCCCGTCGCCGGCCCGCCGATGGTGCTGCGGCACTACGTAGGCCCCGAGCACTTCTCAACTCTGGGCGTCCCGCTACGTCAGGGACGGTCGTTTACCTACGCCGACCGTCAGGGGGCGCCTGCGGTGGTCGTCATCAGCGAGAGTGCCGCACGCCAGTATTTTCCTGACGGCGACG
This Acidobacteriota bacterium DNA region includes the following protein-coding sequences:
- a CDS encoding ABC transporter permease, which codes for MRSLLRRALRNPGVSVAVMSMTAIGIALGTLGVAVFDALHWRPLPFLDPSSAVVLYSRHESLRQVRPQVNWSYARAQFVSERATTVDLAGPWRPAAFTLTGQIPPTVINGEFVSAGYFELLGAQPAAGRHFYRTGRAATESDATVVVSDTFRARRQLGADPLTIGSTLQLNGHELTVIGIMPEGFQGITGTAEVWLPISVAPQLTYPEFLTTNQDFITLLARRKAGVTTDAASREVALLAADAYRAFPSDDVSGAVTIGGAAVPLSEVRARPEGRRAARLVLAGSVMLFLLAMANLAALHMSRSISRRREAAVNLAMGASPAGLWLILARDWTPPVVSGALIALATLGAWMRTMDAFDPLGGLGRNVIGTFSAVVFDGRFVAWWGLATALALALSIALPAIWAARRTTLGDLRAGSRGSVSSGLSLRRPGTPAVILGVEAALAVVLVIAAAQLLESYRRMQATSVGVDDSHVLTFEVQPSERAVPPAAAAAFVDRVLESVRTVPGVVSASVDGGAPLVGSANTTLHIVGQPTDPVAGPPMVLRHYVGPEHFSTLGVPLRQGRSFTYADRQGAPAVVVISESAARQYFPDGDAIGQRVWFGGSTLTSPDSAGEIIGVVGDVKYAPLLGERTTASFYTPYRQFTYGWRVYFVKVAGDPMALAQAITASVGRVAPEWPLLHVRPLDDLIASSSSVSRRAALGTGALAALGLLLAASGIWAVVSHSVSQRTREMAIRMAHGATTGRIMRLTLSGGLAWPLAGLLVGLLASVAFSEALRSLLYGVTPGAPALVLAGGCAFTLIATAACLAPAWRAARVNPIDALRAD